One window from the genome of Cucumis melo cultivar AY chromosome 10, USDA_Cmelo_AY_1.0, whole genome shotgun sequence encodes:
- the LOC103502552 gene encoding NADPH-dependent pterin aldehyde reductase-like isoform X1 encodes MAVLITGVSKGLGRALALELANRGHTIIGCSRDQIKLDSLQQQLSNTSPNRHFFFKLDVTSDTHVQEFAQFVAKNNLVPRILVNNAGLAHRSAKIWELEAEEFDNVIDTNVKGIANILRHFVPLMIQNNNGIIVNMSSGAGRSAHEDFAPYCSSKWAVEGLTKCVAKGLPDGMAIVALNPGSIHTDMLVLCCGDSAAQFQSPHKWYIHDSYLIFFLIQYPFFLFVLTSFLNITKYLLNITKFHTTRYLLSTSFKSHFNVNVQIKQDAWPKCNFQIQNQPKKFSKKRLRDTLTLKTILTCPECD; translated from the exons ATGGCGGTGTTGATAACAGGAGTTAGCAAAGGGTTAGGAAGAGCCTTAGCCTTGGAATTAGCAAATCGTGGCCATACAATTATCGGTTGCTCAAGGGATCAGATCAAACTTGATTCTCTTCAACAACAACTTTCCAACACTTCTCCAAATCGACATTTCTTCTTCAAACTCGATGTG ACATCAGACACCCATGTTCAAGAATTCGCACAATTTGTCGCCAAAAACAATCTTGTTCCTCGTATTCTTG TGAATAATGCAGGTTTGGCACATAGAAGTGCAAAGATATGGGAACTTGAAGCAGAAGAATTTGATAATGTGATTGATACAAACGTGAAAGGAATTGCTAATATTTTGAGACATTTCGTTCCCCTTATGATTCAAAACAACAATGGAATTATTGTCAATATGTCTTCTGGTGCTGGAAGATCTGCTCATGAAGAT TTTGCACCATATTGTTCTTCCAAATGGGCAGTTGAGGGACTAACTAAATGTGTTGCTAAAGGGCTACCAGATGGTATGGCAATTGTTGCCTTAAATCCTGGCTCTATACACACCGACATGCTTGTTTTATGCTGTGGTGATTCAGCTGCCCAATTTCAATCTCCTCACAAATGGTATATCCACGACTCATATCTTATATTCTTTTTAATACAatatcctttttttcttttcgtattaacctcatttttaaatataacaaaatatttactaaatataacaaagtttcaTACTACTAGATATTTACTGTCAACGTCTTTTAAGTCCCATTTTAATGTGAATGTTCAAATTAAACAAGATGCATGGCCTAAGTGTAACTTTCAAATCcaaaaccaacctaaaaagttttcaaaaaagCGTCTAAGGGACACTTTAACTCTCAAAACAATACTTACATGCCCCGAGTGTGACTAA
- the LOC103502552 gene encoding NADPH-dependent pterin aldehyde reductase-like isoform X2, whose protein sequence is MAVLITGVSKGLGRALALELANRGHTIIGCSRDQIKLDSLQQQLSNTSPNRHFFFKLDVTSDTHVQEFAQFVAKNNLVPRILVNNAGLAHRSAKIWELEAEEFDNVIDTNVKGIANILRHFVPLMIQNNNGIIVNMSSGAGRSAHEDFAPYCSSKWAVEGLTKCVAKGLPDGMAIVALNPGSIHTDMLVLCCGDSAAQFQSPHKWAIKAATMILDLTPKDNGESLTVNNPRELSTA, encoded by the exons ATGGCGGTGTTGATAACAGGAGTTAGCAAAGGGTTAGGAAGAGCCTTAGCCTTGGAATTAGCAAATCGTGGCCATACAATTATCGGTTGCTCAAGGGATCAGATCAAACTTGATTCTCTTCAACAACAACTTTCCAACACTTCTCCAAATCGACATTTCTTCTTCAAACTCGATGTG ACATCAGACACCCATGTTCAAGAATTCGCACAATTTGTCGCCAAAAACAATCTTGTTCCTCGTATTCTTG TGAATAATGCAGGTTTGGCACATAGAAGTGCAAAGATATGGGAACTTGAAGCAGAAGAATTTGATAATGTGATTGATACAAACGTGAAAGGAATTGCTAATATTTTGAGACATTTCGTTCCCCTTATGATTCAAAACAACAATGGAATTATTGTCAATATGTCTTCTGGTGCTGGAAGATCTGCTCATGAAGAT TTTGCACCATATTGTTCTTCCAAATGGGCAGTTGAGGGACTAACTAAATGTGTTGCTAAAGGGCTACCAGATGGTATGGCAATTGTTGCCTTAAATCCTGGCTCTATACACACCGACATGCTTGTTTTATGCTGTGGTGATTCAGCTGCCCAATTTCAATCTCCTCACAAATG GGCTATAAAAGCAGCAACTATGATTCTTGATCTTACTCCAAAAGATAATGGAGAGTCTCTAACAGTCAATAATCCACGTGAACTTTCAACGGCATAA